In Marinobacter antarcticus, one genomic interval encodes:
- a CDS encoding LamG domain-containing protein, with amino-acid sequence MTTMIRKQRKCLRSAATIATLIMTTLLLSACGGESTEVLPNTASNSGSVSYSGPTPAGEDVQNFKLSVWDNLVQDNRCGSCHGAGGQSPTFVDSQNINTAYAQANTIVSLSDPSQSLMVTKVAGGHNCWTTSDSVCADILTTYISNWAGGSASSVKTIELRAPAIKDPGNTVSLPSDSTDFSNTVYPVLTDFCSDCHTDSGQTPYIASSNIETAYEQSKSRINLTTPKNSRLVERLEFDFHNCWTTDCKSDAAYMETKILELSALQELQPVDPDLVTSKALVLNGDGLLANSGGRFEDNIIALYEFKAGEGQTAFDTSGVSPALNLTLSGNVDWVGGWGVDMRPAVQTDQSGMVPAGKAQGSTADSRKLHTLLTGSGEYAIEAWVAPGNITQEDARIVTYSGSATTRNMTLSQSLQRYEVLHRSTTSDENTPFATQDGDKLLQATLQHVVVNYSPGSGRQIFVNGQYSGDMDPDDAGLLSEWDDSFALVLGNETDGNSAWQGAIRMVAIHNRALTPEQVQANFEVGVGQKFFLLFGVSDLVGLNESFIVFEVSQFDSFSYRFTSPFFISLDETVEPSNIPLQGMRLGINGKEAKVGQAWANLDVVLDSDTYEPGTGQPLSRLGTIIALENGPENDEFFLTFDRLGSTTYSRSEPDIAGPAPLPDLPDSSDIGLKTFDEINESMAHMTGIAKTQQDVVRTFTTVKQQLPTVENIEGFLSSHQMAITQVAIQYCDALVSDIPKRQAFFPGFEFSDPAETAFDSVGKRRQITAPLLQRFVGESLATQPNAQEIEGELDILIDELLFCGGETCPSGRTEQIVKASCAAVLGSATTLVQ; translated from the coding sequence ATGACAACAATGATCCGTAAGCAAAGAAAATGTCTGCGTTCAGCGGCGACTATCGCAACGTTGATCATGACCACATTACTGCTCAGCGCCTGCGGCGGTGAGTCTACCGAGGTATTGCCAAATACAGCCTCTAATTCCGGATCCGTGAGCTACAGCGGGCCCACGCCGGCTGGCGAGGACGTGCAGAACTTCAAGCTCAGTGTCTGGGACAATCTTGTACAAGACAATCGATGTGGCTCCTGTCACGGCGCCGGAGGGCAGTCGCCTACATTCGTCGACAGCCAGAACATCAACACCGCCTATGCCCAAGCCAATACGATCGTAAGTCTATCCGACCCTTCCCAGTCGCTGATGGTTACCAAGGTTGCCGGCGGCCACAATTGCTGGACGACCAGTGATTCAGTCTGCGCAGACATCCTTACCACATATATTTCCAACTGGGCCGGTGGTTCAGCAAGTTCAGTCAAGACCATTGAGCTTCGTGCACCTGCCATCAAAGACCCCGGGAATACGGTTAGCCTGCCCAGCGACTCCACTGACTTCAGCAATACTGTCTACCCGGTACTCACGGATTTCTGCAGTGACTGCCATACCGACAGCGGCCAGACACCGTATATAGCCAGCAGCAATATTGAAACTGCGTATGAGCAGTCGAAGAGCCGGATTAACCTGACCACGCCCAAGAATTCCCGCCTTGTCGAACGGCTGGAATTCGACTTTCACAATTGCTGGACAACTGACTGCAAAAGTGACGCAGCTTACATGGAAACAAAGATCCTTGAGCTGTCCGCACTGCAGGAACTCCAACCGGTCGACCCGGACCTGGTCACCAGCAAAGCACTGGTGCTGAACGGCGATGGTCTGTTGGCCAACTCCGGCGGACGTTTTGAAGACAACATCATCGCCCTCTACGAGTTCAAGGCTGGCGAAGGCCAGACTGCGTTCGATACCAGCGGTGTATCCCCTGCCCTGAACCTGACTCTCAGCGGAAACGTGGACTGGGTTGGTGGCTGGGGCGTAGACATGCGCCCGGCTGTGCAAACAGACCAAAGCGGCATGGTACCGGCGGGCAAGGCCCAGGGCTCCACCGCTGACAGCCGCAAACTGCATACCCTGCTGACAGGTTCCGGGGAATACGCAATTGAAGCCTGGGTCGCCCCCGGCAACATCACCCAGGAAGACGCGCGGATCGTCACCTATTCCGGCTCTGCCACCACTCGGAATATGACTTTGAGCCAGTCTCTGCAACGCTATGAAGTGTTGCATCGCAGCACCACCAGCGATGAAAACACCCCGTTCGCGACGCAAGATGGCGACAAACTTCTGCAGGCCACCCTGCAACACGTTGTCGTGAACTATTCCCCAGGTTCAGGGCGACAGATCTTCGTAAATGGCCAATACTCCGGCGACATGGATCCGGATGATGCTGGCCTGCTCTCAGAGTGGGACGACAGTTTTGCGCTGGTTCTGGGCAACGAAACCGACGGTAATTCCGCTTGGCAGGGCGCCATCCGCATGGTCGCCATTCATAATCGGGCGCTGACGCCGGAACAGGTACAAGCTAATTTTGAAGTCGGTGTTGGCCAGAAGTTTTTTCTGCTGTTCGGCGTGTCTGATCTGGTTGGCCTGAACGAGAGCTTTATCGTTTTCGAGGTCAGCCAGTTCGACAGTTTCAGCTATAGGTTCACCAGCCCGTTCTTTATCAGCCTTGATGAAACTGTCGAGCCTTCAAACATCCCGCTCCAGGGTATGCGCCTGGGTATTAACGGCAAAGAGGCCAAAGTAGGCCAAGCCTGGGCAAACCTCGATGTGGTTCTGGATAGCGACACCTACGAACCCGGAACGGGCCAGCCATTATCACGCTTAGGCACCATCATCGCGCTGGAAAACGGCCCGGAGAATGACGAGTTCTTCCTGACTTTTGATCGGCTGGGCAGTACCACCTACTCCCGTTCGGAGCCGGATATTGCCGGGCCTGCACCACTCCCAGACCTGCCAGATTCGTCCGACATCGGCCTGAAAACCTTTGACGAGATCAACGAGTCCATGGCACACATGACCGGCATTGCCAAGACTCAACAAGATGTTGTCAGAACCTTTACCACTGTTAAGCAGCAGCTACCTACCGTCGAGAATATTGAAGGCTTCCTGTCCTCTCATCAGATGGCGATTACTCAGGTAGCAATTCAGTATTGCGACGCGCTGGTCTCAGACATCCCGAAAAGACAGGCTTTCTTCCCTGGTTTTGAGTTCTCCGACCCTGCGGAAACGGCTTTTGATAGTGTCGGGAAGCGCCGTCAGATTACCGCCCCCCTATTACAGCGTTTCGTGGGCGAAAGCTTGGCGACCCAGCCCAATGCACAGGAGATCGAAGGAGAATTGGATATCCTGATTGACGAACTGCTTTTCTGTGGTGGAGAGACCTGCCCCTCCGGCCGCACCGAACAAATTGTCAAAGCAAGTTGTGCCGCTGTTCTTGGCAGCGCCACCACCCTGGTTCAGTAG